A region of Streptomyces sp. TG1A-60 DNA encodes the following proteins:
- a CDS encoding metallopeptidase family protein codes for MDNLVPPRTASAPGPRRRDRHGRGMRGPIAPPQVPLAASRAEMFADLVQDSVERLERRWPQLADIDFLVLEVPRLDRAGDGAWNDEAVPLGGTVAAREGRPARVVVYRRPVEIRTKGRDERAALVHEVVVEQVAELLGLNPETVDPRYGED; via the coding sequence ATGGACAACCTCGTACCGCCCCGCACCGCCTCCGCACCCGGGCCCCGCCGCCGAGATCGGCACGGCAGGGGGATGCGCGGCCCCATCGCGCCGCCCCAGGTACCACTCGCGGCGAGTCGTGCCGAGATGTTCGCGGATCTCGTGCAGGACTCCGTGGAGCGGCTGGAGCGGCGGTGGCCGCAGCTCGCGGACATCGACTTCCTCGTGCTTGAGGTGCCGCGGCTGGACCGGGCCGGGGACGGGGCGTGGAACGACGAGGCGGTGCCGTTGGGCGGGACCGTCGCCGCGCGGGAGGGCCGGCCTGCTCGGGTCGTGGTGTATCGGCGCCCGGTGGAGATCCGTACCAAGGGGCGGGACGAGCGGGCCGCGCTGGTGCACGAGGTCGTGGTCGAGCAGGTGGCCGAGTTGCTGGGGCTGAATCCGGAGACGGTGGACCCTCGGTACGGGGAGGACTGA
- a CDS encoding phosphomannomutase/phosphoglucomutase, whose product MAADLSTIVKAYDVRGVVPDEWDETLAELFGAAFAQVTGAEAVVIGHDMRPSSPGLSRAFARGAAALGVNVTEIGLCSTDQLYYASGALNLPGAMFTASHNPAQYNGIKMCRAGAAPVGQDTGLAEIRQLVEEWSESGAPEPAVTPGTITRRDTLEDYAAHLRGLVDLTSVRPLNVVVDAGNGMGGHTVPTVFAGLPLDLVPMYFELDGTFPNHEANPLDPANIVDLQKRVREEGADLGIAFDGDADRCFVVDEQGNPVSPSAITALVASRELARHGGKGTVIHNLITSWSVPEVVKENGGTPVRTRVGHSFIKAEMARTGAIFGGEHSAHYYFADFWNADTGMLAALHVLAALGGQDGPLSGLVAQYDRYAGSGEINSTVADQTGRLAAVKTAYESRAGITLDELDGLTVSSADWWFNVRPSNTEPLLRLNAEARDETTMAKVRDEVLNIIRA is encoded by the coding sequence GTGGCTGCTGATCTGTCGACGATCGTGAAGGCGTACGACGTACGCGGGGTGGTCCCGGACGAGTGGGACGAGACCCTGGCCGAGCTCTTCGGAGCGGCCTTCGCGCAGGTGACCGGCGCGGAAGCCGTCGTGATCGGCCACGACATGCGGCCCTCCTCGCCCGGCCTGTCGCGTGCCTTCGCGCGCGGGGCGGCGGCGCTCGGGGTGAACGTGACCGAGATCGGCCTCTGTTCGACGGACCAGCTGTACTACGCGTCGGGTGCGCTGAACCTGCCCGGCGCGATGTTCACGGCCTCCCACAACCCCGCTCAGTACAACGGCATCAAGATGTGCCGCGCGGGCGCCGCCCCCGTCGGCCAGGACACCGGGCTCGCCGAGATCCGCCAACTGGTCGAGGAGTGGAGCGAGTCGGGTGCGCCCGAGCCGGCCGTAACGCCGGGAACGATCACCCGGCGGGACACGTTGGAGGATTACGCGGCACACCTCCGAGGCCTCGTCGACCTGACCTCCGTCCGCCCCCTGAATGTGGTCGTCGACGCGGGCAACGGCATGGGCGGCCACACCGTCCCGACGGTCTTCGCCGGCCTGCCGCTGGACCTGGTCCCCATGTACTTCGAGCTGGACGGCACCTTCCCGAACCACGAGGCCAACCCCCTCGACCCGGCGAACATCGTCGACCTCCAGAAGCGGGTCCGCGAGGAGGGTGCCGACCTGGGCATCGCCTTCGACGGCGACGCCGACCGCTGCTTCGTCGTCGACGAGCAGGGCAACCCGGTCTCGCCCTCCGCGATCACCGCCCTGGTCGCCTCCCGTGAACTCGCCAGGCACGGCGGCAAGGGCACGGTCATCCACAACCTGATCACCTCCTGGTCCGTCCCCGAGGTGGTGAAGGAGAACGGCGGCACGCCGGTGCGCACCCGCGTCGGCCACTCCTTCATCAAGGCCGAGATGGCCAGGACGGGTGCGATCTTCGGCGGCGAGCACTCCGCCCACTACTACTTCGCCGACTTCTGGAACGCCGACACGGGCATGCTGGCCGCCCTCCACGTCCTCGCCGCCCTCGGCGGCCAGGACGGCCCCCTCTCCGGCCTCGTCGCCCAGTACGACCGCTACGCCGGCTCCGGCGAGATCAACTCCACGGTCGCCGACCAGACGGGCCGCCTGGCCGCCGTCAAGACGGCGTACGAGAGCCGGGCCGGCATCACCCTCGACGAACTCGACGGCCTGACCGTCTCCTCGGCGGACTGGTGGTTCAACGTCCGACCGTCCAACACCGAACCCCTGCTGAGGCTGAACGCGGAGGCGAGGGACGAGACGACGATGGCGAAGGTACGGGACGAGGTACTGAACATCATCAGGGCCTGA
- a CDS encoding DUF3499 domain-containing protein has product MEIRRGPLKSAVPSNIVSPVRRCSRTACGRPAVATLTYVYADSTAVLGPLATYAEPHCYDLCAEHSERLTAPRGWEVVRLLDSSAPARPSGDDLEALANAVREAARPQQRTAEAGGNTRAADPMEVARRGHLRVLRSPDN; this is encoded by the coding sequence GTGGAGATCCGTCGCGGCCCGCTCAAGAGTGCGGTACCGTCCAACATCGTGAGCCCTGTACGTCGCTGTTCGCGCACCGCTTGCGGCCGTCCCGCCGTCGCGACGCTGACGTACGTCTACGCCGACTCGACCGCGGTCCTCGGCCCCCTCGCCACCTACGCCGAACCCCACTGCTACGACCTGTGCGCCGAGCACTCCGAGCGCCTCACCGCCCCGCGCGGCTGGGAGGTCGTACGACTGTTGGACAGCTCGGCTCCGGCCCGCCCCAGCGGTGACGACCTGGAAGCGCTCGCCAACGCCGTGCGCGAGGCGGCGCGCCCGCAGCAGCGCACCGCGGAGGCCGGCGGCAACACCCGCGCTGCGGACCCGATGGAGGTCGCCCGCCGCGGCCACCTCCGGGTGCTGCGCTCCCCCGACAACTGA
- a CDS encoding SIS domain-containing protein → MLDESLLDTPDALSEADRRGLLRGAAEAGARVRTALRLGTEAGIPDLKPDGRPRALLIAGPGMASAGVADLLGALAGAACPLTRIHPTGVAPAAGALRWELPGWAGSVDLLLIATADGGEPGLSILVDQAYRRGCTVAAVAPSDTPVAEAVEGAHGLFVPMATGPYEEEVPLGAAAPGVLWALLTPMLALLDRTGVVAAPPDALQKVADRLDQVAERCGPAIATYSNPAKTLAAELADALPVIWTEGQAAGPVGRRFVSALADLAGRPALAAQLPEALASHTVLLSGPLAAGGPDDFFRDRVEDPPAFRVRVVLLRDRPTGGLSAVPTARELALGHDTAISELEPEEGSDLETLAEMIAITDFAAVYLSLASGA, encoded by the coding sequence ATGCTGGACGAATCGCTGCTAGACACCCCCGACGCCCTGTCGGAGGCGGACCGTCGCGGCCTGCTCCGCGGCGCTGCCGAGGCAGGCGCCCGGGTCCGTACGGCCCTCCGCCTCGGCACCGAGGCCGGCATCCCGGACCTGAAACCGGACGGCCGCCCGCGCGCCCTCCTGATCGCGGGCCCCGGCATGGCCTCCGCGGGCGTCGCCGACCTGCTCGGCGCCCTCGCGGGCGCAGCCTGCCCCCTCACCCGTATCCACCCCACCGGCGTGGCCCCCGCCGCGGGTGCCCTCCGCTGGGAACTCCCCGGCTGGGCGGGCTCGGTCGACCTCCTCCTGATCGCCACCGCCGACGGCGGCGAACCCGGCCTGTCGATCCTCGTCGACCAGGCCTATCGCCGCGGCTGCACGGTCGCCGCCGTCGCCCCGTCCGACACCCCGGTCGCCGAGGCCGTGGAAGGCGCCCACGGCCTCTTCGTACCGATGGCGACCGGCCCGTACGAGGAAGAGGTGCCCCTCGGCGCCGCGGCCCCCGGTGTGCTGTGGGCGTTGCTCACCCCGATGCTCGCGCTCCTGGACCGCACCGGCGTGGTCGCCGCTCCGCCGGACGCCCTGCAGAAGGTCGCCGACCGCCTCGACCAGGTCGCCGAGCGCTGCGGCCCGGCCATCGCCACGTACAGCAACCCCGCCAAGACACTCGCCGCCGAACTGGCCGACGCGCTGCCGGTGATCTGGACCGAAGGCCAGGCCGCCGGCCCGGTGGGCCGCCGTTTCGTCTCCGCGCTCGCCGACCTGGCGGGCCGCCCCGCCCTCGCCGCCCAACTGCCCGAGGCTCTCGCCTCGCACACCGTGCTGCTGTCCGGCCCACTGGCCGCGGGCGGGCCGGACGACTTCTTCCGCGACCGCGTCGAGGACCCGCCCGCCTTCCGTGTGCGCGTGGTCCTCCTCCGCGACCGCCCGACCGGCGGCCTGAGCGCCGTACCGACCGCCCGCGAACTGGCCCTCGGCCATGACACCGCGATCAGCGAGCTGGAACCCGAGGAAGGCAGCGACCTGGAAACCCTCGCGGAAATGATCGCCATCACGGATTTCGCCGCCGTTTACCTGTCGCTCGCTTCGGGAGCCTGA
- a CDS encoding Trm112 family protein: MPLEAGLLEILACPACHAPLTEEDTELACTSQDCGLAYPIRDGIPVLLVDEARRPA, translated from the coding sequence ATGCCGCTCGAAGCCGGCCTCCTGGAGATCCTCGCCTGCCCGGCCTGCCACGCCCCCCTCACGGAGGAGGACACCGAGCTCGCCTGCACGAGCCAGGACTGCGGCCTCGCCTACCCGATCCGGGACGGCATCCCCGTACTCCTCGTCGACGAGGCCCGCCGCCCCGCGTGA